The sequence GGAGATCCTTCCTGTTCCAGCCTCAGAAAAATATTCCTGTATAAACGCGCTAGACCACACTACGGCAAGGGATTTATTGCGGGCTGTTATAAAATAATTTTTCAGTGATCTTTTTTTTGCCCATACCGTATTGACTTAGCAAGCAAACGAATTCAATGCGCTTTATTGGCGGAGAATCACGCTCATAGTGTTCTAAACACAGGATTTAATGATTAAGTTAAGAGCAAAATAATGGAAAATATTCAATCACAAAGCCGCCAAAATCGGTATCATAAGCATATATCGTCCTTCACTGAATCGGCTATGGATATCGACACTAAAGCTCCCTGCGCAAGTGAACCACAAATAGAATTGTTGTCCACATTAATGCTCAAAGTGGCAAATCATAGAGATAGAGCCGCTTTTGGATATTTATTTACTTATTTTATGCCCAAAATCCGAGCGTTCGGTCTACAAAGACTCAATCAACAAGGACTTGCCATGGATCTGGTTCAAGAAACCATGACGAGTGTCTGGACCAAAGCTCATCTCTATAATGCTGACAAAGGTTCAGTTGCCACTTGGGTATTTACCATCATGCGTAATCAGTGCTTCGATATGTTAAGACGAGTCCAACATAATAAGGAAGATGCCTACGGTGATGATATTTGGCCTTTATGCGATACAGCCACGAGTCAAGAAACTCAAATTGATCATAAATTAACAGCCAACCTACTCAAACATTTAGATAATCTTCCCCTTGCACAACGTCAGGTTGTACAAGGTATTTATATGCAGGAACTCACTCAGCAAGAATTGGCTGACGCCCTAGAAGTCCCGATAGGAACAATAAAATCTCGCCTAAGATTGGGGCTAGAAAAGCTGAAAAGCTTTTTGGAGACACCAAATGATTAAGCATCACCCAAATCAACAACTATTGCTTGCCCATGCAAAGGGCGAGTTATCTTTATCAATGGCTATTGCCGTTTCAGCCCATTGTGCGCTGTGTGATACCTGTAAAACAGCCGTTGCTCAATACACAAAAGAGGCAGCGTCCCTCGCCTTCAATCAAGAGGAGATAGCCGATACAACAGCAGATAAAGCCGACATCAGTGCTCACAGTATTGCATTCATGGAATACGATGTTCCTGAAGAGTTGCAAACCATGTTAACGCAAATACTTTGTCAACCAGAGTCAACGACGACTCCAAGTTATGAACCTCTTTTCGTCTCGGTAAAAAATCAGCAATACCCCGTTCCATCAGTATTTCGCCAACATCTTGATCATCCTTGGCAACAGTTAGGCAAAGTTAGCCGCATGCGTTTCGATTTAGATGAGATGAATAGACGCGCAAGCCTATTACATATTGATGCATTAGGGGAAATTCCACAGCATACACACAAAGGCTATGAACTCACCCTCCTACTTGCCGGAGAATTTAGTGATATTAATGGCCACTATGTTCCTGGTGACTTTATTATGCTGGACCAGCATACTAAACATGCACCTAAAACACTCGAGGGGTGCTTATGTTACACAGTGCTAGATGCGCCTCTGCACTTCACTAAAGGATTGAGCAAGTTATTAAACCCCAT is a genomic window of Shewanella putrefaciens containing:
- a CDS encoding ChrR family anti-sigma-E factor; this translates as MIKHHPNQQLLLAHAKGELSLSMAIAVSAHCALCDTCKTAVAQYTKEAASLAFNQEEIADTTADKADISAHSIAFMEYDVPEELQTMLTQILCQPESTTTPSYEPLFVSVKNQQYPVPSVFRQHLDHPWQQLGKVSRMRFDLDEMNRRASLLHIDALGEIPQHTHKGYELTLLLAGEFSDINGHYVPGDFIMLDQHTKHAPKTLEGCLCYTVLDAPLHFTKGLSKLLNPIGELIY
- a CDS encoding sigma-70 family RNA polymerase sigma factor, producing MENIQSQSRQNRYHKHISSFTESAMDIDTKAPCASEPQIELLSTLMLKVANHRDRAAFGYLFTYFMPKIRAFGLQRLNQQGLAMDLVQETMTSVWTKAHLYNADKGSVATWVFTIMRNQCFDMLRRVQHNKEDAYGDDIWPLCDTATSQETQIDHKLTANLLKHLDNLPLAQRQVVQGIYMQELTQQELADALEVPIGTIKSRLRLGLEKLKSFLETPND